The proteins below come from a single Streptomyces spongiicola genomic window:
- the iolD gene encoding 3D-(3,5/4)-trihydroxycyclohexane-1,2-dione acylhydrolase (decyclizing) has product MSGRTLTVAQALVRFLACQYTERDGRRQRLVAAMWGIFGHGNVAGIGQALLESGEMPFVQGRNEQAMVHAAVGYARQSNRLSAHAVTTSVGPGATNLVTGAALATVNRLPVLLLPGDVFATRPADPVLQQLEVPYAGDVSVNDCLRPVSAYFDRITRPEALVPAALAAARVLADPAATGAVTLALPQDVQAEAYDWPEEFFAERVWHVRRPRPDPAELAAAVLAVRSARRPLLVAGGGVHHSGAEGALRALAEATGIPVASTQAGKGSLPYDHPADVGGIGHTGTATADELAGTADLVIGVGSRYTDFTTASSTLFAHPGVRFLNLNITGFDAHKLAALPLVADARAGLEALTGALRGHRVEHGYESRYADAKERWEHRVDAAYDAPDENARPTQPQLLGALDRLVTGDDIVVNAAGSLPGDLHKLWRTRSPDQYHVEYGYSCMGYEIPAAIGVAMAAPGRPVWALVGDGTYLMNPTEIVTAVQENVPIRLVIVQNHGYASIGGLSEAVGAERFGTAYRHREPAPSRTGRPQGGAYTGAPLPVDLAANAASLGMRVIRASTVRDLREALAEARAADRPTCVYAETETADTVSGAPPAQAWWDVPVAETATRPSAVKAREEYDRQAAARRRHL; this is encoded by the coding sequence ATGAGCGGACGGACGCTGACCGTCGCCCAGGCACTGGTGCGGTTCCTGGCCTGCCAGTACACCGAACGGGACGGCCGCAGACAGCGGCTCGTCGCAGCCATGTGGGGCATCTTCGGCCACGGCAACGTGGCCGGGATCGGCCAGGCCCTCCTCGAGTCGGGGGAGATGCCCTTCGTCCAGGGGCGCAACGAGCAGGCGATGGTGCACGCGGCCGTCGGCTACGCCCGCCAGTCGAACCGGCTGTCCGCGCACGCCGTGACCACCTCCGTCGGCCCGGGCGCCACCAACCTCGTCACCGGCGCCGCGCTCGCGACCGTCAACCGGCTCCCGGTCCTGCTTCTGCCCGGTGACGTCTTCGCGACCCGCCCCGCCGACCCCGTCCTCCAGCAGCTGGAGGTTCCGTACGCGGGCGATGTGTCGGTCAACGACTGCCTGCGCCCGGTTTCCGCGTACTTCGACCGGATCACCCGGCCCGAAGCGCTGGTCCCCGCCGCCCTCGCCGCCGCTCGGGTCCTCGCCGACCCGGCCGCGACGGGAGCGGTCACGCTCGCGCTGCCGCAGGACGTGCAGGCGGAGGCGTACGACTGGCCCGAGGAGTTCTTCGCCGAGCGCGTCTGGCACGTGCGCCGGCCGCGACCGGATCCGGCGGAACTCGCCGCGGCGGTGCTCGCCGTGCGGTCCGCCCGGCGGCCCCTGCTCGTCGCCGGCGGGGGAGTGCACCACAGCGGGGCGGAGGGCGCGCTGCGCGCCCTCGCCGAGGCCACCGGCATCCCCGTCGCCTCGACCCAGGCCGGCAAGGGGTCCCTGCCGTACGACCACCCGGCGGACGTCGGCGGCATCGGCCACACCGGCACCGCCACCGCCGACGAACTCGCCGGGACCGCGGACCTGGTCATCGGAGTCGGCAGCCGCTACACCGACTTCACCACCGCCTCGTCGACCCTGTTCGCACATCCCGGCGTCCGGTTCCTCAACCTCAACATCACCGGCTTCGACGCCCACAAGCTCGCCGCGCTGCCGCTCGTCGCGGACGCCCGGGCCGGACTCGAGGCACTGACCGGGGCCCTGCGCGGACACCGCGTCGAGCACGGCTACGAGTCGCGGTACGCGGATGCCAAGGAGCGCTGGGAGCACCGGGTCGACGCCGCCTACGACGCGCCCGACGAGAACGCCCGCCCCACCCAGCCCCAGCTGCTCGGCGCGCTCGACCGCCTGGTCACCGGCGACGACATCGTGGTCAACGCCGCGGGCTCGCTCCCCGGCGACCTCCACAAGCTGTGGCGCACGCGCTCCCCCGACCAGTACCACGTGGAGTACGGCTACTCCTGCATGGGCTACGAGATCCCCGCGGCGATCGGCGTCGCGATGGCCGCGCCCGGGCGGCCGGTCTGGGCGCTCGTCGGGGACGGCACGTATCTGATGAACCCCACCGAGATCGTGACGGCGGTGCAGGAGAACGTACCGATCAGGCTGGTCATCGTGCAGAACCACGGGTACGCGTCGATCGGCGGTCTCTCCGAGGCGGTCGGCGCGGAGCGGTTCGGCACGGCCTACCGCCACCGCGAACCGGCTCCGTCGCGGACCGGTCGGCCCCAGGGGGGCGCGTACACCGGGGCGCCGCTGCCGGTCGACCTCGCCGCCAACGCGGCCTCCCTCGGGATGCGGGTGATCCGCGCAAGTACCGTACGTGACCTGCGCGAAGCCCTGGCCGAGGCGCGTGCCGCCGACCGCCCCACATGTGTCTACGCGGAGACCGAAACGGCAGACACAGTGTCGGGCGCGCCCCCGGCGCAGGCGTGGTGGGATGTTCCCGTGGCCGAGACCGCGACCCGGCCGTCGGCGGTCAAGGCCCGGGAGGAGTACGACCGGCAGGCCGCAGCCCGGCGCCGCCATCTCTGA
- the iolB gene encoding 5-deoxy-glucuronate isomerase: MPAGTAADGPYALDIDPARAGWGYSALRILELAPGASHQLDTGGSEWIVLPLAGGCTVRTGETAMELAGRTSVFAGVTDFAYVPRDARVVIASAAGGRFALAGAKCERRLPARRGPAPDVPVEDRGSADCARRVHNFAAVGAFVCDRLIAVEVLTPGGNWSSYPPHKHDEYRPGEESELEEIYYFEIEGEHGFGYQRVSPSRPRGTDLLAEVRSGDAVLVPDGWHGPSIAAPGHDMYYLNVMAGPGPERAWRICFHPDHTEGYR, translated from the coding sequence CTGCCGGCCGGGACCGCCGCCGACGGTCCGTACGCGCTCGACATCGACCCCGCAAGGGCCGGTTGGGGGTACTCCGCGCTGCGGATCCTGGAGCTGGCCCCCGGCGCCTCCCACCAACTGGACACCGGCGGCAGCGAGTGGATCGTGCTGCCGCTGGCGGGCGGCTGCACGGTGCGTACCGGGGAAACGGCCATGGAACTGGCGGGCAGGACCAGCGTGTTCGCCGGAGTCACCGATTTCGCCTATGTCCCGCGCGACGCCCGGGTCGTGATCGCCTCCGCCGCCGGAGGCCGCTTCGCCCTGGCCGGAGCGAAGTGCGAGCGGCGGCTCCCCGCGCGCCGCGGCCCCGCGCCGGACGTCCCGGTCGAGGACCGCGGTTCGGCCGACTGCGCCCGCCGGGTGCACAACTTCGCCGCCGTCGGCGCCTTCGTCTGCGACCGTCTCATCGCCGTCGAGGTGCTGACCCCGGGCGGCAACTGGTCCTCGTACCCGCCGCACAAGCACGACGAGTACCGCCCCGGAGAGGAGTCGGAACTCGAGGAGATCTACTACTTCGAGATCGAGGGCGAGCACGGCTTCGGCTACCAGCGGGTGTCGCCGTCCCGCCCGCGGGGCACCGACCTGCTCGCCGAGGTCCGCAGCGGTGACGCCGTCCTCGTCCCGGACGGCTGGCACGGCCCGTCCATCGCCGCCCCGGGCCACGACATGTACTACCTGAACGTCATGGCCGGCCCCGGGCCGGAGCGCGCCTGGCGGATCTGCTTCCACCCCGACCACACGGAGGGCTACCGATGA
- the iolC gene encoding 5-dehydro-2-deoxygluconokinase: MPQPYDLITMGRIGVDLYPLQTGVPLAQVQTFGKYLGGSASNVAVAAARLGRRTAVVTRTGRDAFGDYLHQALREFGVDDRWVTAVPGLPTPVTFCEIFPPDDFPLYFYRQPKAPDLELRAGELDMDAIGRARVLWTTGTGLCAEPSREATLAALEYRAKSGTTVLDLDWRPMFWAGPTGSAAEQARPVYAKALAHATVAVGNLEECEIATGEREPHAAAAALLACGVELAVVKQGPAGVLAARRDGTVAEVAPVRVDVVNGLGAGDAFGGAMVHGLIAGWELERVMRFANAAGAIVAARLACSSAMPYPAEVDALLDGHAPGAEARPEPRGEAPPEARSEPRGEARPEPRPGPRPGPDGGSGPAAEPGAAR, encoded by the coding sequence ATGCCTCAGCCGTACGATCTCATCACGATGGGCCGGATCGGGGTGGACCTCTACCCCCTTCAGACCGGGGTGCCGCTGGCGCAGGTGCAGACCTTCGGGAAGTACCTCGGAGGGTCCGCCTCGAACGTGGCGGTCGCGGCGGCCCGGCTCGGCCGGCGCACCGCGGTCGTCACCCGCACCGGCCGGGACGCCTTCGGGGACTACCTCCACCAGGCGCTCCGCGAGTTCGGGGTCGACGACCGCTGGGTGACGGCGGTTCCGGGGCTGCCGACCCCGGTGACGTTCTGCGAGATCTTCCCGCCGGACGACTTCCCGCTGTACTTCTACCGGCAGCCCAAGGCCCCCGATCTCGAACTGCGCGCCGGGGAACTGGACATGGACGCGATCGGCCGGGCGCGTGTCCTCTGGACGACCGGCACCGGACTGTGCGCCGAGCCCAGCAGGGAGGCCACGCTCGCCGCGCTGGAGTACCGGGCGAAGTCCGGGACGACCGTCCTCGACCTGGACTGGCGCCCCATGTTCTGGGCGGGCCCGACCGGTTCGGCGGCGGAGCAGGCCCGGCCGGTCTACGCGAAGGCGCTCGCGCACGCCACCGTCGCCGTCGGCAATCTCGAGGAGTGCGAGATCGCCACCGGGGAGCGGGAACCGCACGCCGCGGCCGCCGCGCTGCTCGCCTGCGGCGTCGAGCTGGCCGTGGTCAAACAGGGGCCCGCGGGTGTGCTCGCGGCGCGCCGGGACGGCACGGTCGCCGAGGTGGCGCCGGTGCGGGTCGACGTGGTCAACGGGCTCGGCGCGGGCGACGCGTTCGGCGGGGCGATGGTACACGGACTCATCGCGGGATGGGAGCTGGAGCGCGTGATGCGGTTCGCCAACGCCGCCGGGGCGATCGTCGCCGCCCGCCTGGCGTGCTCCTCCGCCATGCCCTACCCCGCGGAGGTGGACGCCCTTCTCGACGGCCACGCCCCCGGTGCCGAAGCTCGTCCCGAGCCCCGCGGTGAAGCGCCTCCCGAAGCTCGTTCCGAGCCCCGCGGTGAAGCGCGTCCCGAGCCCCGTCCCGGCCCGAGGCCCGGACCGGACGGCGGTTCCGGGCCGGCGGCCGAGCCCGGAGCGGCGCGGTGA
- a CDS encoding sugar phosphate isomerase/epimerase family protein, producing the protein MTSSAASFNRIRIGSAPDSWGVWFPDDPRQVPWRRFLDEVARAGYEWIELGPYGYLPTDPARLAEETSSRGLRVSAGTVFTGLHHGPAVWERTWAHVAGIAALTRAMGADHLVVIPSFWRDDRTGEVLEDRNLTPGQWRHLCRLTERLGREVGDRFGLRIVVHPHADTHIDSEENVSRFLDATDADLVSLCLDTGHYAYCGGDSVKLIETYGERIGYLHLKQVDPEILADVVANEVPFGPAVARGVMCEPPAGVPALGPVLAAARRLDAELFAIVEQDMYPCPPDRPFPIAERTRRFLRSCGA; encoded by the coding sequence ATGACCTCCTCCGCAGCCTCGTTCAACCGCATCCGGATCGGGTCGGCCCCGGACTCCTGGGGCGTGTGGTTTCCGGACGACCCCCGGCAGGTCCCGTGGCGGCGCTTCCTCGACGAGGTGGCACGGGCCGGGTACGAGTGGATCGAACTCGGCCCGTACGGCTACCTCCCCACGGACCCCGCACGGCTGGCCGAGGAGACCTCGTCCCGGGGGTTGAGGGTGTCGGCGGGCACGGTCTTCACCGGACTTCACCACGGCCCGGCCGTGTGGGAGAGGACCTGGGCCCATGTGGCCGGTATCGCCGCCCTCACCCGCGCGATGGGTGCGGACCACCTCGTCGTCATCCCGTCCTTCTGGCGTGACGACAGGACCGGCGAGGTGCTGGAGGACCGGAACCTCACACCCGGGCAGTGGAGGCATCTCTGCCGCCTGACCGAGCGGCTGGGACGGGAGGTGGGTGACCGGTTCGGGCTGAGGATCGTGGTCCACCCCCACGCGGACACCCATATCGACAGCGAGGAGAACGTCAGCCGCTTCCTCGACGCGACCGACGCGGACCTGGTCTCGCTCTGCCTGGACACCGGTCACTACGCCTACTGCGGCGGCGACAGCGTCAAGCTCATCGAGACCTACGGCGAGCGGATCGGCTACCTCCACCTCAAGCAGGTGGACCCGGAGATCCTCGCCGACGTGGTGGCGAACGAGGTGCCGTTCGGCCCCGCGGTGGCGCGCGGGGTGATGTGCGAACCACCGGCCGGAGTACCCGCGCTGGGGCCGGTGCTGGCCGCCGCCCGGCGCCTCGACGCCGAGCTCTTCGCCATCGTCGAGCAGGACATGTACCCCTGCCCTCCGGACAGGCCCTTCCCCATCGCCGAGCGCACCCGGCGCTTCCTCCGCTCCTGCGGCGCCTGA
- a CDS encoding helix-turn-helix transcriptional regulator, which yields MTDRRLWSYKDIAAHIKVQPDTVRSYRKHGLLPPPDHVEAGKPYWYADTIRAWVAKRPGNRGGRS from the coding sequence ATGACGGACAGAAGACTCTGGTCCTACAAGGACATCGCAGCGCACATCAAGGTGCAGCCGGACACGGTCCGTTCGTACCGCAAGCACGGCCTCCTTCCGCCACCGGACCATGTGGAGGCGGGAAAGCCCTACTGGTATGCCGACACGATCCGGGCCTGGGTGGCGAAACGCCCCGGCAACAGGGGAGGCAGAAGCTGA
- a CDS encoding GNAT family N-acetyltransferase, whose amino-acid sequence MTGRPAADFPAKPTPTGATVVPRPFAEEDAPTMAAILRDPEVLLPTGSAGAPPVPDERLRSWYAGRRTGRTRPDTP is encoded by the coding sequence GTGACCGGGCGACCAGCCGCGGACTTCCCGGCCAAGCCGACCCCGACCGGGGCGACGGTGGTCCCGCGCCCCTTCGCGGAGGAGGACGCCCCCACGATGGCCGCGATCCTGCGCGACCCGGAGGTCCTCCTCCCGACCGGTTCGGCGGGAGCGCCTCCCGTCCCGGACGAGCGGCTGCGCTCCTGGTACGCCGGCCGCCGGACGGGGCGCACTCGCCCAGATACCCCCTAG
- a CDS encoding heavy-metal-associated domain-containing protein, whose product MTAETNTGTIEATGSRHSDGTAGAAPGGTTAVYLVKGMTCGHCEGAVSEEISGIAGVTSVQALAATGQVTVVSAAPLDEAAVRAAVDEAGYEFAGPA is encoded by the coding sequence ATGACCGCCGAGACGAACACCGGCACCATCGAGGCCACCGGTTCCCGCCACAGCGACGGCACGGCCGGCGCGGCACCGGGGGGCACCACCGCGGTCTACCTGGTGAAGGGCATGACGTGCGGTCACTGCGAGGGCGCCGTGTCCGAGGAGATCTCCGGGATCGCAGGCGTCACCTCCGTGCAGGCCCTCGCCGCCACCGGGCAGGTCACCGTGGTCTCGGCCGCACCGCTCGACGAGGCCGCCGTACGCGCGGCCGTCGACGAGGCCGGCTACGAGTTCGCCGGTCCGGCCTGA
- a CDS encoding citrate synthase has product MVETVRAPRRRGTTSVRDDVSDNSVVLRFADGEYTYPVVESTVGDQGFDIGKLRAQTGLVTLDSGYGNTAAYKSAVTYLDGEQGILRYRGYPIEQLAERSSFLEVAYLLINGELPTVDQLAAFRGEITQHTLLHEDVKRFFDGFPRDAHPMAMLSSVVSALSTFYQDSHNPFDEKQRHLSTIRLLAKLPTIAAYAYKKSIGHPFVYPRNDLGYVENFLRMTFSVPAQEYELDPVVVAALDKLLILHADHEQNCSTSTVRLVGSSQANMFASISAGISALWGPLHGGANQSVLEMLEGIAAGGGDVDTFIRKVKNKEDGVRLMGFGHRVYKNFDPRAKIIKAAAHDVLSALGKSDELLDIALKLEEHALSDDYFVERKLYPNVDFYTGLIYRAMGFPTEMFTVLFALGRLPGWIAQWHEMIKEPGSRIGRPRQIYTGEVLRDFVPVEAR; this is encoded by the coding sequence ATGGTAGAGACAGTCAGGGCACCTCGAAGAAGAGGCACTACGTCGGTGAGGGATGACGTGAGCGACAACTCTGTAGTACTGCGGTTCGCGGACGGTGAGTACACCTATCCGGTGGTCGAGAGCACCGTCGGCGACCAGGGCTTCGACATCGGGAAGCTCCGGGCGCAGACCGGTCTGGTGACCCTGGACAGCGGTTACGGCAACACCGCCGCCTACAAGTCCGCGGTCACCTACCTCGACGGCGAGCAGGGCATCCTGCGCTACCGCGGTTACCCGATCGAGCAGCTGGCCGAGCGCTCCAGCTTCCTTGAGGTGGCCTATCTGCTGATCAACGGTGAGCTGCCCACCGTGGACCAGCTCGCGGCGTTCCGCGGCGAGATCACCCAGCACACGCTGCTGCACGAGGACGTCAAGCGCTTCTTCGACGGCTTCCCGCGCGACGCCCACCCGATGGCCATGCTGTCGTCCGTGGTCAGCGCGCTCTCGACGTTCTACCAGGACAGCCACAACCCGTTCGACGAGAAGCAGCGTCATCTCTCCACCATCCGGCTGCTGGCGAAGCTGCCGACGATCGCCGCCTACGCCTACAAGAAGTCGATCGGCCACCCGTTCGTCTACCCCCGCAACGACCTCGGCTATGTGGAGAACTTCCTGCGGATGACCTTCTCGGTCCCGGCGCAGGAGTACGAGTTGGACCCGGTCGTCGTGGCCGCGCTCGACAAGCTGCTCATCCTGCACGCGGACCACGAGCAGAACTGCTCGACGTCCACCGTGCGCCTGGTCGGCTCCTCGCAGGCGAACATGTTCGCCTCCATCTCCGCCGGCATCTCCGCCCTGTGGGGTCCCCTGCACGGCGGCGCCAACCAGTCCGTGCTGGAGATGCTCGAGGGCATCGCGGCCGGCGGCGGCGACGTCGACACCTTCATCCGCAAGGTGAAGAACAAGGAGGACGGCGTCCGCCTGATGGGCTTCGGCCACCGGGTCTACAAGAACTTCGACCCCCGCGCCAAGATCATCAAGGCTGCGGCCCACGATGTGCTCTCCGCCCTGGGCAAGTCCGACGAGCTGCTGGACATCGCCCTCAAGCTGGAGGAGCACGCGCTGTCCGACGACTACTTCGTGGAGCGCAAGCTCTACCCGAACGTCGACTTCTACACCGGTCTGATCTACCGGGCCATGGGTTTCCCGACCGAGATGTTCACCGTTCTCTTCGCACTCGGCCGGCTTCCCGGCTGGATCGCCCAGTGGCACGAAATGATCAAGGAGCCGGGTTCCCGTATCGGCCGCCCGCGCCAGATCTACACCGGCGAGGTGCTCCGGGACTTCGTACCCGTCGAGGCCCGCTGA
- the recD2 gene encoding SF1B family DNA helicase RecD2: MSNLAVLEGVLERITYANEENGYTVARVDTGRGSSDLLTVVGSLLGAQPGESLRMEGRWGSHPQYGKQFTVENYTTVLPATVQGIRRYLGSGLIKGIGPRIAERIVDHFGAGTLDVIEQEPGKLVEVPGLGPKRTKMIGAAWEEQKAIKEVMVFLQGVGVSTSIAVRIYKKYGDASISVVRNQPYRLAADVWGIGFLTADRIAQAVGIPHDSPDRVKAGLQYALSQSTDQGHCYLPEERLIADSVKLLQVDTGLVIDCLAELAGGEEGVVREQVPSPEGGDPVTAVYLVPFHRAELSLAAQLTRLLRTDEDRMPAFQGVAWDKALAWLADRTGAELAAEQEQAVRLALTRKVAVLTGGPGCGKSFTVRSIVELARAKKAKVVLAAPTGRAAKRLAELTGAEASTVHRLLELKPGGDAAYDRERPLDADLVVVDEASMLDLLLANKLVKAVAPGAHLLLVGDVDQLPSVGAGEVLSDLLADGSPVPSVRLTRIFRQAQQSGVVTNAHRINSGSQPLTHGLSDFFLFVEDDTEEAGRLTVDVAARRVPARFGLDPRRDVQVLAPMHRGPAGAGTLNGLLQQAITPARPDVPEKRLGGRVFRVGDKVTQIRNNYEKGKNGVFNGTVGVVTSLNPVDQRLTVLTDEDEEVPYDFDELDELSHAYAVTIHRSQGSEYPAVVIPVTTGAWMMLQRNLLYTAVTRARKLVVLVGSRKAIGQAVRTASAGRRFTALDHRLTG; this comes from the coding sequence ATGTCCAATCTGGCAGTGCTCGAAGGGGTCCTGGAGCGGATCACCTACGCCAACGAGGAGAACGGCTACACCGTCGCCCGGGTCGACACCGGGCGCGGCAGCTCCGACCTCCTCACGGTGGTCGGCTCGCTCCTCGGCGCGCAGCCGGGTGAGTCGCTGCGGATGGAGGGCCGCTGGGGCTCCCACCCGCAGTACGGCAAGCAGTTCACCGTCGAGAACTACACCACCGTCCTGCCCGCCACCGTCCAGGGCATCCGGCGCTATCTCGGCTCCGGCCTCATCAAGGGCATCGGGCCCAGGATCGCCGAGCGCATCGTCGACCACTTCGGCGCGGGCACCCTCGACGTCATCGAGCAGGAGCCCGGCAAGCTCGTCGAGGTTCCCGGCCTCGGCCCCAAGCGCACCAAGATGATCGGTGCCGCCTGGGAGGAGCAGAAGGCCATCAAGGAGGTCATGGTCTTCCTCCAGGGCGTGGGCGTCTCCACGTCCATCGCCGTGCGGATCTACAAGAAGTACGGGGACGCGTCGATCTCCGTCGTGCGCAACCAGCCGTACCGGCTCGCCGCGGACGTCTGGGGCATCGGGTTCCTCACCGCCGACCGGATCGCCCAGGCCGTGGGCATACCCCACGACAGCCCGGACCGGGTCAAGGCCGGTCTGCAGTACGCCCTGTCCCAGTCCACGGACCAGGGGCACTGCTACCTCCCGGAGGAGAGGCTGATCGCGGACTCCGTGAAGCTGCTCCAGGTCGACACCGGCCTGGTCATCGACTGCCTCGCCGAGTTGGCGGGCGGGGAGGAGGGGGTCGTCCGGGAGCAGGTCCCCTCGCCGGAGGGCGGGGACCCGGTCACCGCGGTCTACCTGGTGCCCTTCCACCGCGCCGAGCTGTCCCTGGCCGCCCAGCTGACCCGGCTGCTGCGCACGGACGAGGACCGGATGCCCGCCTTCCAGGGCGTGGCCTGGGACAAGGCGCTGGCCTGGCTCGCCGACCGTACGGGTGCGGAGCTCGCGGCCGAGCAGGAGCAGGCCGTCCGGCTGGCCCTCACCCGTAAGGTGGCCGTGCTGACCGGTGGTCCCGGCTGCGGCAAGTCGTTCACGGTCCGTTCCATCGTCGAGCTCGCCCGTGCCAAGAAGGCCAAGGTGGTCCTCGCGGCTCCCACGGGGAGGGCGGCCAAGCGGCTCGCCGAGCTGACCGGTGCCGAGGCGTCCACGGTGCATCGGCTCCTGGAGCTGAAGCCGGGCGGTGACGCGGCATACGACAGGGAGCGGCCGCTCGACGCCGACCTGGTGGTGGTCGACGAGGCCTCCATGCTGGACCTGCTGCTCGCCAACAAACTCGTGAAGGCCGTGGCGCCCGGCGCTCATCTGCTGCTCGTGGGCGATGTGGACCAGCTTCCGAGCGTCGGCGCCGGCGAGGTCCTCAGCGATCTCCTCGCCGACGGCAGCCCGGTTCCGTCCGTCCGGCTCACCCGCATCTTCCGGCAGGCCCAGCAGTCGGGAGTGGTCACCAACGCCCACCGCATCAACTCGGGATCCCAGCCTCTCACCCACGGGCTGAGCGACTTCTTCCTCTTCGTCGAGGACGACACCGAGGAGGCGGGCCGGCTGACCGTCGACGTGGCCGCCAGACGGGTCCCGGCGCGCTTCGGCCTGGACCCGCGGCGCGATGTGCAGGTCCTGGCGCCCATGCACCGGGGGCCCGCCGGCGCGGGCACCCTGAACGGGCTGCTGCAACAGGCGATCACTCCCGCCCGCCCCGATGTGCCCGAGAAGCGCCTCGGCGGCCGGGTCTTCCGCGTGGGCGACAAGGTCACTCAGATTCGTAACAATTACGAAAAGGGAAAGAACGGAGTCTTCAACGGCACGGTCGGCGTGGTGACCTCACTCAATCCGGTCGACCAGCGGCTGACGGTGCTGACTGACGAGGACGAGGAGGTGCCGTACGACTTCGACGAGCTGGACGAGCTCTCCCACGCCTACGCGGTCACGATCCACCGCTCCCAGGGCAGTGAGTATCCGGCCGTGGTGATCCCGGTCACGACCGGGGCCTGGATGATGCTCCAGCGGAACCTCCTTTACACGGCCGTCACCCGGGCGAGGAAGCTCGTCGTGCTGGTCGGCTCCCGCAAGGCGATAGGGCAGGCGGTCCGTACCGCCTCGGCGGGCAGGCGCTTTACCGCGCTCGATCACAGGCTGACAGGCTGA